In Citrus sinensis cultivar Valencia sweet orange chromosome 2, DVS_A1.0, whole genome shotgun sequence, a single genomic region encodes these proteins:
- the LOC112497133 gene encoding cold and drought-regulated protein CORA-like isoform X1, producing MNMRSVNLLLLVLLFAVVLPIPSILAAATSKEVDAAKETNRNPYETNANAMPENLEAADKQSNSQVGDEKYGGGGHWGGGGGGHGGGGHWGGGGGGHGGGGHWGGGGGGHGGGGHWGGGGGQGRGGGGGGK from the exons ATGAATATGAGGagtgttaatttgcttttgcttGTTCTTCTTTTCGCCGTTGTCCTTCCCATCCCTTCCATCTTGGCTGCCGCGACATCCAAAG AAGTGGATGCAGCAAAGGAAACGAATCGCAACCCTTATGAGACTAACGCTAATGCCATGCCCGAAAATT TGGAGGCAGCAGATAAACAATCAAACTCACAAGTAGGTGATGAAAAGTATGGCGGTGGAGGACACTggggaggaggaggaggaggccATGGTGGTGGAGGACATTggggaggaggaggaggaggccACGGTGGTGGAGGACATTGGGGAGGAGGGGGAGGAGGCCACGGTGGTGGAGGACATTGGGGAGGAGGAGGAGGCCAAGGCCGTGGCGGCGGTGGCGGTGGCAAGTGA
- the LOC112497133 gene encoding glycine-rich cell wall structural protein-like isoform X2: protein MNMRSVNLLLLVLLFAVVLPIPSILAAATSKVEAADKQSNSQVGDEKYGGGGHWGGGGGGHGGGGHWGGGGGGHGGGGHWGGGGGGHGGGGHWGGGGGQGRGGGGGGK, encoded by the exons ATGAATATGAGGagtgttaatttgcttttgcttGTTCTTCTTTTCGCCGTTGTCCTTCCCATCCCTTCCATCTTGGCTGCCGCGACATCCAAAG TGGAGGCAGCAGATAAACAATCAAACTCACAAGTAGGTGATGAAAAGTATGGCGGTGGAGGACACTggggaggaggaggaggaggccATGGTGGTGGAGGACATTggggaggaggaggaggaggccACGGTGGTGGAGGACATTGGGGAGGAGGGGGAGGAGGCCACGGTGGTGGAGGACATTGGGGAGGAGGAGGAGGCCAAGGCCGTGGCGGCGGTGGCGGTGGCAAGTGA
- the LOC102623119 gene encoding tubulin-folding cofactor A-like gives MATVRNLKKKTSTCKRIMKELHSYEKEVEREAAKTADMKEKGADPYDLKQQENVLAESRMMIPDCRKRLESALAELNATLTELEEENQEGQEIEDARSTIADVEKLFQTTEA, from the coding sequence ATGGCAACAGTtagaaacttgaaaaaaaaaacgagcACATGCAAACGCATAATGAAGGAATTGCATTCATATGAGAAAGAAGTTGAGAGAGAAGCTGCTAAAACTGCTGATATGAAGGAGAAAGGAGCTGACCCTTATGACCTCAAGCAACAGGAAAATGTGCTAGCCGAGTCAAGAATGATGATTCCTGATTGCCGGAAGCGCCTAGAGTCTGCATTAGCTGAGCTAAACGCAACTCTGACTGAGTTGGAGGAGGAAAACCAAGAAGGCCAGGAGATTGAGGATGCTCGAAGCACTATTGCAGACGTCGAAAAGTTGTTTCAAACAACTGAGGCTTAG